A genomic stretch from Rutidosis leptorrhynchoides isolate AG116_Rl617_1_P2 unplaced genomic scaffold, CSIRO_AGI_Rlap_v1 contig368, whole genome shotgun sequence includes:
- the LOC139883204 gene encoding UPF0481 protein At3g47200-like: protein MALAEKYNEEPERNGFKWSDHFIIKIPDDYGSFWPEECCIHQIPRNLRDLNDAAYTPQFISIGPIHHGKPELANMEKYKYLYLQKFLARTEKKLETFADFIKDREESIRRKYSEPFKNLDSKDYATMILLDAFFIFELFLGTDDENAGCKNDCVLQKAWLKTGIQHDLMLLENQLPYSDLANLYTFAFPDDPKRLFYPLAGTYFSNYNPNRIILQEKGILHFTDMIRGFMSQTLERKKPSSRIKNLKVPAKKLSEAGIKFERVENGNLADVDFCKGILKLPQFEAHDTTELVFRNVMALEQSEYPNEAYITSYILLMDFLINSNKDVAFLVERGIVTNGLGSCQAVADMINKLCRNITETNFHFQDICDDLNKFCESWWHKVAAIWNGEYFKDVWHGTGTIFGFILVLLTFINSICSILAVIYG, encoded by the coding sequence ATGGCACTTGCGGAGAAGTATAACGAAGAACCAGAAAGGAATGGATTTAAATGGAGTGATCACTTCATCATCAAAATTCCTGACGACTACGGTTCGTTCTGGCCTGAAGAGTGTTGTATCCATCAAATTCCTAGGAATCTCCGAGACTTGAACGATGCAGCCTACACTCCTCAATTCATATCAATAGGTCCAATTCACCATGGCAAGCCAGAGCTGGCCAACATGGAAAAATACAAATACTTGTATCTCCAGAAATTTCTCGCACGCACTGAGAAAAAACTGGAGACATTTGCCGATTTCATCAAAGATCGCGAAGAAAGCATCCGTCGTAAATATTCAGAACCGTTTAAGAATCTTGACAGCAAAGATTATGCAACGATGATTTTATTGGACGCTTTCTTCATTTTCGAACTCTTTCTCGGCACGGATGACGAGAATGCAGGATGTAAAAACGATTGCGTGCTTCAAAAGGCATGGCTGAAAACCGGCATACAACACGACTTGATGCTTCTCGAGAATCAGCTCCCTTACTCTGACCttgcaaatttatacacctttgcaTTTCCTGACGATCCAAAAAGACTATTCTATCCTCTCGCTGGCACGTACTTCAGTAATTATAATCCCAATAGGATTATCCTTCAAGAAAAAGGTATTCTTCATTTTACCGATATGATAAGAGGATTTATGTCTCAAACTCTAGAGCGAAAAAAACCAAGCAGTAGAATTAAGAACTTGAAGGTTCCTGCCAAAAAACTCTCTGAGGCAGGAATTAAGTTCGAAAGAGTCGAAAACGGGAACTTAGCCGATGTTGATTTTTGTAAGGGTATCCTGAAATTGCCCCAATTCGAAGCACACGACACTACAGAACTCGTGTTTCGCAATGTAATGGCATTGGAGCAGAGTGAATATCCAAATGAAGCTTACATTACTAGCTACATTTTGCTTATGGATTTCCTAATCAACAGTAATAAAGATGTAGCATTCCTAGTCGAAAGGGGAATTGTTACGAATGGGCTAGGAAGCTGTCAAGCTGTGGCAGACATGATTAACAAGTTATGCAGAAACATAACTGAAACTAATTTCCATTTCCAGGATATTTGTGACGATCTGAACAAATTTTGCGAAAGCTGGTGGCATAAGGTTGCTGCAATCTGGAATGGTGAATATTTCAAAGATGTTTGGCATGGTACTGGTACCATATTTGGATTCATTCTGGTGCTGCTCACTTTTATAAATTCAATTTG